Genomic segment of Myxococcales bacterium:
CGTGAACGGGTCAAGGTCTATCATGATGACGACTTAATACCCTACAACCAGAGAGAGCCATGAAGAAGTTTATTTTTTGCTCGATTTTGGCGGTGTTGTTTTTCGGTTTGGGATTGCTGCTTTCGTGCGCCGGCGGCGGCGACGATGACGACAACGACAACGACGATGCCGCCGACGATGACGCGGCGGACGACGATGCGGCCGATGATGACGCGGCCGGCGATGACGACGATACGGCTGACGAGTCGGGCACCTGGACCGATGCGGCGACCGGTTTGAACTGGCAGGTCACGCCGGCCGGCGATACCATGGGTTGGACCGAAGCCAAAGCCTATTGCCAGAATCTGGACCTCGGCAGCGGCGGTTGGCGGTTGCCGACGATCAGCGAATTGC
This window contains:
- a CDS encoding DUF1566 domain-containing protein; translation: MKKFIFCSILAVLFFGLGLLLSCAGGGDDDDNDNDDAADDDAADDDAADDDAAGDDDDTADESGTWTDAATGLNWQVTPAGDTMGWTEAKAYCQNLDLGSGGWRLPTISELRTLIKGCETTETSGTCGVTDECTNSSCADDSCYECEGWAGPNNSCYGTPDLPDECAWYWSSTTVEDEAGQAWVIYFSSSYPEYSPGNVSYSVRCVR